A window from Parambassis ranga chromosome 13, fParRan2.1, whole genome shotgun sequence encodes these proteins:
- the mmp20a gene encoding matrix metalloproteinase-20 — MEMLWMWIPVLGSLMLMEISWTLPINEDQQLRPEDVKLAEDYLSRFYNLNLRQHRDAARRVRSSSAREEKIREMQSFFGLRETGNLDSPTLNVMREPRCGVPDVDNYSFYPNRLKWKNHTITYMISKYTRDMKKEDVERSFHSALKMWSDAAPLRFIRVNHGKADIVFSFARRTHGDFFPFDGPRGVLAHAFQPGEGLGGDVHFDEDETWTAGRQGYSLFAVAAHELGHSLGLTHSKDPSAIMYPNYRHLSSTQYSLSTDDKLGIQTLYGKPNQKVETQAALNKCDSSFDAATMIDNEIIFFKNRLMWMRTTKTTYWNRLTEGHISTYLPGINSHIDAAYDLPAKGVAYIFSGRKYLVVQQLKRKSRAGSIYEYGFSSRVRHVDAAVHVSEYGKTVFFIGEIYYRYDEHKRQMDPGFPRLIQTDWPGIPPKVDAAFKLQGSIFVLSGAKSYQYDIRQKRVVNIIPGNSWLGC; from the exons ATGGAGATGTTGTGGATGTGGATACCAGTTTTGGGCTCTCTGATGTTAATGGAAATCTCATGGACTCTACCCATTAATGAGGATCAGCAGCTGAGGCCTGAGGATGTGAAGCTGGCTGAG GACTACCTGAGCAGGTTCTACAATCTGAACCTCAGACAACACAGAGATGCAGCAAGGAGGGTCAGATCTTCATCAGCCAGGGAGGAGAAAATCAGAGAAATGCAAAGCTTCTTTGGTCTGAGGGAAACAGGAAACCTGGACTCTCCTACTCTAAATGTGATGAGGGAGCCGAGGTGTGGCGTTCCAGATGTGGACAACTACAGCTTTTATCCCAACAGGCTTAAATGGAAAAACCATACCATCACATATAT gATTTCCAAATATACTCGAGACATGAAGAAAGAGGATGTGGAAAGGTCCTTTCATTCAGCCCTGAAGATGTGGAGCGATGCAGCTCCCCTGAGGTTCATCAGAGTCAACCATGGCAAAGCTGATATAGTCTTCTCTTTCGCCCGTAGAA CTCATGGAGATTTCTTTCCTTTTGACGGCCCTCGGGGTGTGTTGGCCCACGCCTTCCAGCCAGGAGAGGGGCTGGGTGGAGACGTGCACTTTGATGAGGATGAAACGTGGACGGCGGGACGGCAAG GTTACAGCCTGTTTGCTGTTGCAGCACACGAGCTGGGACACTCCCTCGGTCTGACTCACTCAAAAGACCCTTCTGCTATCATGTACCCCAATTACAGGCATCTCAGCAGTACACAGTACTCACTATCCACAGATGATAAGCTAGGGATCCAAACCCTGTATG GCAAGCCAAACCAAAAAGTGGAAACCCAAGCAGCACTGAACAAATGTGACTCTTCATTTGACGCCGCAACAATGATTGACAATGAgataattttctttaaaaacag ATTGATGTGGATGAGGACAACGAAGACAACTTATTGGAACCGCCTGACAGAAGGACACATCAGCACGTATCTACCGGGCATCAATTCTCACATCGATGCTGCGTATGACCTCCCTGCCAAAGGCGTGGCGTACATATTCTCTG GTCGTAAGTACTTGGTGGTTCAACAGCTTAAGAGGAAAAGTCGTGCAGGTTCCATTTATGAGTATGGCTTCTCCTCCAGAGTAAGACATGTTGACGCTgctgtgcatgtcagtgaataCGGGAAAACAGTGTTCTTCATAGGAGAGATTTATTACAG GTACGATGAGCACAAGAGACAGATGGACCCAGGCTTCCCCAGACTTATCCAAACAGACTGGCCTGGAATACCACCAAAGGTCGATGCTGCCTTCAAGTTACAGG GTAGCATCTTTGTCCTCAGCGGTGCAAAATCCTACCAGTATGACATCAGACAAAAGCGAGTGGTGAACATAATTCCTGGAAATTCTTGGCTGGGATGTTGA
- the tbrg1 gene encoding transforming growth factor beta regulator 1: MESLNTFESEMEPDGQGNYSLFPALDSIASLSGTAETLESEPPSEIPEKPNLTWLDAAQIVLEEAGRPMHIKEIKQRIIDRGLVQSNAKSSLEAVMYRETQKGSRRFKRIENRNGVFALLSDEERQQALQAFTAQSFLSSPHQSAMSSSGSGASGPAFPSPASSSEHKAKVKRGPRKNQNEKYRLKYLRLRKAARAMIFENAALCDEVAHLEEKFLRAKEERRFLLKSLLQYQSLSEGEMLPTPSSSSHPPVPPVALSSGPAGASGLSGGHSITSVVSTGEEGLLKKPKKERKERGRENGKEELPKKMTKKRKLADGSRKLVQPIPLDSSGRPVFPIVLGGLTVYSLGEIITDRMLFHDECAIYPVGFCSTRIFASMKNPEQQCLYTCQIKDGGAGPQFEIVPEEDPQNAIVASSALTCHSNLLKAIASVSSKSAAPIVPSGADFFGFSHPTIQNLIQSCPGARKCSNYRWIRFEVCRSSDGQIPHSLSEDDASVNFEAYQRHQVFQENKAEHITGQTPQSPSASHQHHLTSSSMKPSTSYFSS, translated from the exons ATGGAGTCACTCAACACCTTTGAATCTGAGATGGAGCCTGATGGACAGGGGAACTACTCTCTGTTTCCTGCTTTGGACAGCATTGCAAGCTTGTCTGGCACCGCAGAAACTCTGGAGAG TGAACCTCCAAGTGAAATTCCAGAGAAGCCAAACCTCACATGGCTCGATGCTGCTCAG ATTGTTTTAGAGGAAGCTGGACGCCCTATGCACATAAAGGAAATCAAACAGCGAATCATCGACAGAGGACTTGTTCAATCTAA TGCAAAGTCAAGCCTGGAGGCTGTCATGTATCGTGAG ACACAAAAAGGCAGCAGGAGATTCAAGAGGATTGAAAACAGAAATGGAGTCTTTGCACTGCTG AGTGATGAGGAGCGGCAGCAGGCCTTGCAAGCCTTCACTGCACAGTCTTTCCTCAGCTCTCCGCACCAGAGCGCCATGTCCAGTTCTGGATCAGGTGCCTCAGGGCCTGCGTTCCCATCTCCAGCCAGTTCCTCTGAGCATAAGGCCAAAGTGAAGAGAGGTCCGAGAAAGAACCAGAATGAAAAGTACAGGCTTAAATACCTGAGGCTGCGCAAAGCTGCTCGTGCCATGATATTT GAGAACGCAGCTCTCTGTGATGAAGTGGCTCACTTAGAAGAGAAGTTTCTGAGGGCAAAGGAGGAGCGCAG gtTCTTACTAAAGTCCTTATTGCAGTACCAGTCCCTGTCAGAGGGGGAGATGCTCCCTACACCCAGCTCAAGCTCTCATCCACCTGTGCCTCCGGTGGCTTTAAGCTCAGGTCCTGCTGGGGCTTCAGGCCTGTCTGGGGGCCATAGCATTACATCAGTGGTGTCAACAGGGGAGGAAGGACTGCTTAAAAAACCCAAGAAGGAACGGAAGGAACGAGGAAGAGAGAATGGAAAGGAAGAAC TCCCAAAGAAGATGACAAAGAAGAGGAAACTAGCAGATGGGTCTCGGAAACTAGTTCAGCCTATCCCTCTCGACTCATCTGGTCGGCCTGTCTTTCCTATTGTACTTGGAGGTTTAACGGTCTACAGCCTAGGAGAG ATCATCACAGACAGAATGTTGTTCCATGATGAGTGTGCCATCTACCCTGTGGGGTTCTGCAGCACACGCATCTTTGCCAGCATGAAAAACCCTGAGCAGCAGTGCCTCTACACCTGTCAAATTAAGGATGGGGGGGCAGGTCCACAG TTTGAGATCGTGCCTGAAGAAGATCCTCAGAATGCCATCGTAGCCTCCTCTGCCCTGACGTGCCATTCCAACCTCCTGAAGGCCATCGCATCCGTAAG TTCCAAGTCTGCGGCCCCAATTGTGCCCTCAGGAGCGGACTTTTTTGGCTTCTCTCACCCCACCATTCAGAATCTCATCCAGAGTTGTCCTGGAGCTCGCAAGTGTAGCAA ctaCAGATGGATTCGTTTTGAAGTGTGTCGGTCCAGCGATGGCCAGATCCCTCACAGCCTCTCAGAGGATGATGCTTCAGTCAACTTTGAAGCTTACCAGAGACACCAAGTCTTTCAGGAGAACAAGGCAGAGCACATCACAG GACAGACACCGCAGTCTCCTAGCGCCTCTCATCAGCACCACCtaacctcctcctccatgaAGCCCTCTACCTCATATTTCAGCTCATGA
- the mmp20b gene encoding matrix metalloproteinase-20, translated as MHVMLLSCCVLVFLLSGPCFTAPTVTPEEDEITPSPEPQVDFKLATDYLQQYYNLRKDPLVRMKRSGPSFTSKVKDMQIFFGLNATGMLDSETVEVMRSPRCGVPDVEEYNHSQGSRWNKNVITYSIGRYTRDLPRNTVDSLIESAFSIWARASSLTFVRSHTRSADIMVEFVTNAHGDLYPFDGPRGTLAHAFGPGLGVGGDTHFDDDERWTAGGAGFNLYVVAAHEFGHALGLKHSRNPESLMYPTYRSLRPANLLSREDVANINALYNPVRIHPNYVLTSGSSFNPWLSGSLFPRFMQDKCAPDLTFDAVSTVGDATFFFRERYLWIKHNEQFGIKEGPITNFMPKIETSIDAAFWIPRRSTAYLIHESMFWTVKGSIVKGKPRALSHFGFPAWVQDVDAAVHIVKTGRTLFFMHDIYWSYNENRKVMDFGYPKYISEDFPGVNTTINAAFYKEGFIYFFVGPQVYKYDYTQKHVVGVEKANSWLGC; from the exons ATGCATGTCATGCTGCTCTCTTGCTGTGTCTTGGTCTTCCTCTTGTCCGGTCCATGTTTTACGGCACCCACGGTGACTCCGGAGGAGGACGAGATCACTCCTTCACCAGAACCACAGGTTGACTTCAAGCTGGCCACA GACTATCTTCAGCAGTACTACAACCTGCGGAAAGATCCTTTGGTGCGCATGAAGCGGAGCGGGCCCTCCTTCACTTCTAAAGTAAAAGACATGCAAATTTTCTTTGGGCTCAATGCAACGGGCATGTTAGACTCAGAGACAGTGGAGGTGATGAGGAGCCCTCGATGTGGCGTTCCAGATGTGGAGGAGTACAATCACAGCCAGGGGTCACGGTGGAATAAGAATGTGATCACCTACAG CATTGGAAGGTACACCAGGGATTTGCCGCGCAACACTGTGGACTCTCTGATTGAGTCAGCTTTCAGCATCTGGGCCAGAGCCAGCAGTCTGACGTTTGTTAGGTCACACACCCGCAGCGCTGACATCATGGTGGAGTTTGTGACCAACG CACACGGTGACTTGTATCCATTTGATGGACCCAGAGGCACACTGGCTCATGCTTTTGGCCCGGGGCTGGGAGTTGGAGGAGACACGCACTTTGATGATGACGAGCGctggacagcaggaggagcag gtttcAATCTGTATGTAGTAGCAGCTCACGAATTCGGCCACGCTTTGGGCCTTAAACACTCCAGGAACCCAGAGTCGCTGATGTATCCGACCTACAGATCCTTGCGTCCAGCCAACCTGTTATCCAGAGAAGATGTAGCAAATATCAACGCACTTTACA ATCCTGTCCGAATTCATCCAAATTACGTTTTGACAAGCGGCTCTTCGTTTAACCCCTGGCTGTCGGGATCGCTGTTCCCTCGATTCATGCAGGACAAATGTGCCCCAGACCTGACCTTTGATGCAGTGTCCACGGTTGGGGATGCCACCTTCTTCTTCAGAGAAAG ATATCTCTGGATTAAACATAATGAGCAGTTTGGCATTAAAGAAGGACCCATCACCAACTTCATGCCCAAGATTGAGACCAGTATCGATGCTGCCTTCTGGATACCTCGTAGATCCACTGCTTACCTTATTCATG AGTCCATGTTCTGGACAGTGAAAGGCTCCATTGTGAAGGGAAAGCCCAGAGCACTCAGTCACTTTGGATTTCCAGCCTGGGTTCAGGATGTTGATGCAGCAGTACACATTGTGAAAACTGGACGCACCCTCTTCTTTATGCACGATATTTACTGGAG TTACAATGAAAACCGGAAGGTTATGGACTTTGGATATCCTAAGTACATCAGTGAGGACTTTCCTGGAGTCAACACCACGATAAATGCAGCTTTTTATAAAGAGG GTTTTATCTACTTCTTTGTGGGACCGCAAGTCTACAAATATGACTACACGCAGAAACATGTTGTCGGAGTTGAGAAAGCAAATTCCTGGCTTGGCTGTTGA